One Actinomyces respiraculi DNA window includes the following coding sequences:
- a CDS encoding family 43 glycosylhydrolase, whose amino-acid sequence MSTTPVWGHGIENQRRANLGDGTYRNPVMGGDYPDPTVLRVGERYYMTFSSFESSPAIVLFRSENLVDWEPVGPALKEPWGSVFAMDLVEHEGRFYLYIPFIPTSWSRLDAPTIAVMWTDDIEGDWQGPIDLGIRGYIDPGHAVGDDGERYLFLNGVDRVRLSDDGLATKGPIEHVYDGWHYPGDWVVEAYSLEGPKHVVRDSWHYLVSAVGGTAGPATGHMVIVARSRSIDGPWENMPTNPLLRCTDAAQPWHSRGHGTLLEGPCGQWYVVYHAYEKDAQGLGRQILVEPVDWSEGGWPVARGGDLAEPLPLPGGGTAVRPHGFALSDTLTEPSWGWRWTFDQPGADETERAAFGPEGLLLAGKGEGPASSSPMTLRAPDRSYRVETSVEIVDGETTAGLLLFFNHRLFLGLELAAGRLQAWAGGTRTWGHESLEESVTALELAITKRESIVDMYYRLPGAGEWRHYPLTLECSGYHANTVNDLVSLRPALFAAGDGHARFSGVTYRAL is encoded by the coding sequence ATGAGCACCACCCCCGTCTGGGGCCACGGCATCGAGAACCAGCGCCGCGCCAACCTTGGCGACGGCACCTACCGCAATCCCGTCATGGGCGGCGACTACCCGGACCCCACCGTTCTTCGCGTGGGGGAGCGCTACTACATGACCTTCTCCTCCTTCGAGTCCAGCCCCGCGATCGTCCTCTTCCGCTCCGAGAACCTGGTGGACTGGGAGCCCGTCGGCCCCGCCCTCAAGGAGCCCTGGGGCAGCGTCTTCGCCATGGACCTCGTTGAGCACGAGGGACGCTTCTACCTCTACATCCCCTTCATACCCACCTCCTGGTCGAGGCTGGACGCCCCCACCATCGCCGTCATGTGGACCGACGACATCGAGGGCGACTGGCAGGGCCCCATCGACCTCGGCATCCGCGGTTACATCGACCCCGGCCACGCCGTCGGGGACGACGGCGAGCGCTACCTCTTCCTCAACGGCGTGGACCGGGTGCGGCTGAGCGACGACGGCCTGGCCACCAAGGGCCCTATCGAGCACGTCTACGACGGCTGGCACTACCCCGGGGACTGGGTGGTCGAGGCCTACTCCCTTGAGGGGCCAAAGCACGTCGTGCGCGACAGCTGGCACTACCTCGTCTCCGCCGTCGGCGGCACCGCTGGGCCCGCCACCGGCCACATGGTCATCGTCGCCCGCTCGCGCAGCATTGACGGGCCGTGGGAGAACATGCCCACCAACCCGCTCCTGCGCTGCACCGACGCGGCCCAGCCGTGGCACTCGCGCGGCCACGGCACCCTCCTTGAGGGGCCCTGCGGCCAGTGGTACGTCGTCTACCACGCCTACGAGAAGGATGCCCAGGGTCTGGGCCGCCAGATCCTCGTGGAGCCCGTGGACTGGAGTGAGGGCGGCTGGCCCGTCGCCCGCGGTGGCGACCTCGCCGAGCCCCTGCCCCTGCCCGGCGGCGGCACCGCCGTGCGCCCCCACGGTTTCGCCCTGTCCGACACTCTCACCGAGCCCAGCTGGGGCTGGCGCTGGACCTTCGACCAGCCCGGAGCCGACGAGACCGAGCGTGCCGCCTTCGGCCCTGAGGGTCTGCTCCTGGCTGGCAAGGGTGAGGGCCCGGCGTCGTCGTCGCCGATGACCCTGCGCGCCCCCGACCGCTCCTACCGCGTCGAGACCAGCGTCGAGATCGTCGACGGCGAGACGACGGCGGGCCTCCTGCTGTTCTTCAACCACCGCCTCTTCCTCGGCCTCGAGCTGGCCGCCGGGCGCCTCCAGGCCTGGGCCGGCGGCACTCGCACCTGGGGGCACGAGTCGCTGGAGGAGTCCGTCACCGCCCTCGAGCTGGCCATCACCAAGCGCGAAAGCATCGTGGACATGTACTACCGCCTGCCCGGGGCTGGGGAGTGGAGGCACTACCCCCTGACCCTCGAGTGCTCCGGCTATCACGCCAACACCGTCAATGACCTGGTGTCCCTGCGTCCGGCCCTCTTCGCCGCTGGGGACGGCCACGCCCGCTTCAGCGGCGTGACCTACCGGGCCCTGTGA
- a CDS encoding alpha/beta hydrolase has protein sequence MRTARTNGTTRDGAPVVLNDAPEKLGRLAGVHAERVHVLDGLPPRGPAFTAAHQAQAALYDRPVEPIDLPEVERRDEAAPGPHGEVPVRIYTPCRLAEPDAEGRRGAVVWIHGGAFIFGDLDTVEADHTATRLADATGLPVISVGYRLAGGGVHHPVPHDDCWAAYRWVRGGGHGLPTDPERVIVGGGSAGACLAASVGLHGRDAALAPAGVLLIYPLLHYPLTEPSGELAAVLDTLPPLLYAGPEASRVQNDELMAILLGPAMTDVEHLDYAMPGNADDLTGYPRTYIENCECDALRASGERFAAQLAEAGVDVETHTVAGETHGHLSVPGLPSATTTCEHATAFITDVVH, from the coding sequence ATGCGTACCGCACGCACCAACGGCACGACCCGTGACGGCGCCCCCGTCGTCCTCAACGACGCCCCCGAGAAGCTCGGACGCCTGGCGGGCGTCCACGCCGAGCGCGTCCACGTCCTCGACGGCCTGCCGCCGCGCGGCCCCGCCTTCACCGCCGCCCACCAGGCCCAGGCCGCCCTCTACGACCGGCCCGTTGAGCCCATCGACCTGCCCGAGGTCGAGCGGCGGGACGAGGCCGCCCCCGGCCCCCACGGCGAGGTGCCCGTGCGCATCTACACCCCGTGCCGCCTGGCCGAGCCCGACGCCGAGGGCCGACGCGGCGCCGTCGTGTGGATCCACGGGGGTGCGTTCATCTTTGGCGACCTCGACACGGTTGAGGCCGACCACACGGCCACCCGCCTCGCCGACGCCACGGGGCTGCCCGTCATCAGCGTCGGCTACCGGCTCGCCGGCGGTGGCGTGCACCACCCCGTGCCCCATGACGACTGCTGGGCCGCCTACCGGTGGGTGCGCGGCGGCGGCCACGGCCTGCCCACCGACCCCGAGCGCGTCATCGTCGGCGGAGGCTCCGCCGGCGCCTGCCTCGCCGCCTCCGTCGGTCTCCACGGGCGCGACGCCGCCCTCGCCCCCGCGGGGGTCCTGCTCATCTACCCGCTCCTCCACTACCCGCTGACCGAGCCGAGTGGGGAGCTCGCCGCCGTCCTCGACACCCTGCCGCCCCTCCTCTACGCCGGGCCCGAGGCGAGCCGGGTGCAGAACGACGAGCTCATGGCGATCCTCCTCGGCCCCGCCATGACCGACGTCGAGCACCTCGACTACGCCATGCCCGGCAACGCCGACGACCTCACCGGCTACCCGCGCACCTACATCGAGAACTGCGAGTGCGACGCGCTGCGCGCCTCCGGCGAGCGCTTCGCCGCCCAGCTCGCCGAGGCCGGCGTCGACGTCGAGACCCACACCGTGGCCGGCGAGACCCACGGGCACCTGTCCGTCCCCGGGCTGCCCTCCGCCACGACCACCTGCGAGCACGCCACCGCCTTCATCACCGACGTCGTCCACTGA
- a CDS encoding glycosyl hydrolase, whose amino-acid sequence MTAGSDRDDLRHPVRRTTLTAEHLADPPRTDRPGTRWWWQLPTPVAELIEELRAIAAAGFGEVEIAFSPGFWADDAQREALAAVLSEAARLDVGVAMTLGAAWPLQTPNTTTGTEHAGQELQYGATWVEGAGTRLTTPVPAPFDDPDRERGGRLVAVVAARVLERGTPPRVVPSSHPWGEPTAIVEPERSTLVDATSLTVLTGAVRGEGTSAVVSWLPGKGTWALTAFWSRDSKQGVTSFLDADAARAALAWLDEHQIGAAADALHAEDSTATELFEDSLELNADCLFWSPTMLERFIDRHGYDPTPYLPLLIAHGQCRFWVPEAPPRPDFAPATADGTATDLGLRVRADYERLLTDLYTTDHLALIQDWAVGHGMRHKAQAAYGQNLEPVRSFRELVRCGGRAEVESLNSGDRMPMSTANPTWRFSTDWQRCCVAGAHQGGAVRVSTELGAQMDACYNASLSGYRQMLDKEWALGVTKPVVHGFAAQAPDAPWPTQGRFGTIVSESWNHRHFPQWDLWPALTRYWARGTAVLETGTPRTDVAVYRDGFLTTAARGSAADDATAPDALLDAEPLERAGYGVQVLDPVGLAEAGALGQDPTGATVLFPDGPAYRALVVASESLTADAARALADAAEAGLAVVVVGTPPDRDTGWGGRERSAQVADDVARALAAVRTRQVPGWDEVPGALTDLGVRPRAGWRGPALLSQVRDSDEGRYTLVYNPSASEVVDLVLDVEGEGAAAVVDLDAGALRPVAARAAEGHTLMDLALAPLGLAVVRVGEPVPSAGAEPQAPVRVAGALVGTGARVEALAPDGQDLGLIWGDLVVTTEEETGARTLTVSDQGPADWREITGLTDVSGTGRYRARVTGVDGAPVPAELLAGARLCLGRVGGVATVSVGGSLLATVLRSDDVVEVGSALAAEVAAGREPVIEVEVRTTLRNATLAADVYMTGPWAVEYPSAPHGLLGPVRLLV is encoded by the coding sequence ATGACCGCTGGCAGCGACCGGGACGACCTGCGCCACCCCGTCAGGCGCACGACCCTCACCGCCGAGCACCTGGCCGACCCGCCGCGCACCGACCGCCCCGGCACCCGCTGGTGGTGGCAGTTGCCCACGCCCGTCGCCGAGCTCATCGAGGAGCTGCGCGCCATCGCCGCTGCCGGCTTCGGCGAGGTCGAGATCGCCTTCTCACCCGGCTTCTGGGCCGACGACGCCCAGCGCGAGGCCCTGGCCGCCGTCTTGTCGGAGGCCGCCCGCCTCGACGTCGGCGTCGCCATGACCCTGGGCGCCGCCTGGCCTCTGCAGACTCCCAATACGACCACCGGGACCGAGCATGCCGGCCAGGAGCTCCAGTACGGCGCCACCTGGGTCGAGGGCGCCGGCACGCGCCTGACCACTCCCGTGCCCGCCCCCTTCGACGACCCCGACCGTGAGCGCGGCGGCCGCCTCGTCGCCGTCGTCGCCGCCCGCGTGCTCGAGCGGGGCACGCCGCCGCGCGTCGTCCCCTCCTCCCACCCCTGGGGTGAGCCGACGGCGATCGTGGAGCCCGAGCGCTCCACCCTCGTCGACGCCACCAGCCTCACCGTGCTCACCGGCGCCGTGCGCGGCGAGGGCACGAGCGCCGTCGTCTCCTGGCTGCCCGGCAAGGGCACCTGGGCGCTCACCGCCTTCTGGTCGCGAGACTCCAAGCAGGGTGTCACGAGCTTCCTCGACGCCGACGCCGCCCGCGCCGCGCTCGCCTGGCTCGACGAGCACCAGATCGGCGCCGCCGCCGACGCCCTGCACGCCGAGGACTCCACCGCCACCGAGCTCTTCGAGGACTCCCTCGAGCTGAACGCCGACTGCCTCTTCTGGTCACCCACCATGCTCGAGCGCTTCATCGACCGCCACGGCTACGACCCCACTCCCTACCTGCCGCTGCTCATCGCCCACGGCCAGTGCCGCTTCTGGGTCCCCGAGGCGCCCCCGCGCCCCGACTTCGCCCCCGCCACCGCCGACGGCACCGCGACGGACCTGGGGCTGCGGGTGCGCGCCGACTACGAGCGGCTCCTCACCGACCTCTACACCACCGACCACCTCGCCCTCATCCAGGACTGGGCCGTCGGCCACGGCATGCGCCACAAGGCCCAGGCCGCCTACGGCCAGAACCTCGAGCCCGTACGTTCCTTCCGTGAGCTCGTGCGCTGCGGTGGGCGCGCCGAGGTCGAGTCACTCAACTCCGGCGACCGCATGCCCATGTCCACCGCAAATCCCACCTGGCGCTTCAGCACCGACTGGCAGCGCTGCTGCGTGGCCGGCGCCCACCAGGGCGGGGCCGTGCGCGTGTCCACAGAGCTCGGAGCGCAGATGGACGCGTGCTATAACGCCAGCCTGTCCGGCTACCGCCAGATGCTCGACAAGGAGTGGGCGCTGGGTGTCACCAAGCCCGTCGTCCACGGCTTCGCCGCCCAGGCTCCGGACGCTCCCTGGCCCACCCAGGGGCGTTTCGGCACCATCGTCTCCGAGTCGTGGAACCACCGCCACTTCCCCCAGTGGGACCTGTGGCCGGCGCTGACCCGCTACTGGGCGCGCGGCACCGCGGTACTCGAGACCGGCACGCCGCGCACCGACGTCGCCGTCTACCGCGACGGCTTCCTCACCACGGCCGCCCGTGGCTCCGCCGCCGACGACGCCACCGCCCCCGACGCTCTGCTCGACGCCGAGCCGCTCGAGCGCGCCGGCTACGGCGTGCAGGTCCTCGACCCCGTCGGCCTGGCCGAGGCCGGCGCCCTGGGGCAGGACCCCACCGGCGCCACCGTCCTCTTCCCCGACGGGCCCGCCTACCGGGCCCTCGTCGTCGCGTCCGAGTCGCTGACTGCCGACGCCGCCCGCGCGCTCGCCGACGCCGCCGAGGCGGGCCTCGCCGTCGTCGTCGTGGGGACCCCGCCCGACCGCGACACCGGCTGGGGCGGGCGCGAGCGCTCGGCTCAGGTGGCCGACGACGTCGCCCGGGCCCTGGCGGCCGTGCGCACCCGGCAGGTGCCCGGCTGGGACGAGGTCCCCGGCGCGCTCACCGACCTGGGCGTGCGCCCGCGCGCCGGCTGGCGGGGGCCGGCCCTCCTGTCCCAGGTGCGCGACTCCGACGAGGGGCGCTACACCCTCGTGTACAACCCGAGCGCCAGCGAGGTCGTGGACCTCGTGCTCGACGTCGAGGGCGAGGGGGCGGCCGCCGTCGTCGACCTCGACGCCGGGGCACTGCGGCCGGTGGCGGCCCGCGCCGCCGAGGGACACACCCTCATGGACCTCGCCCTGGCACCGCTCGGCCTGGCCGTCGTGCGCGTGGGTGAGCCGGTCCCGTCCGCCGGGGCCGAGCCGCAAGCGCCGGTGCGTGTGGCCGGGGCGCTCGTGGGGACCGGGGCACGTGTCGAGGCACTGGCCCCCGACGGCCAGGACCTTGGTCTCATATGGGGCGACCTCGTCGTCACCACTGAGGAGGAGACAGGCGCGCGCACCCTCACCGTCTCCGACCAGGGCCCCGCCGACTGGCGCGAGATCACCGGCCTCACGGACGTCTCTGGCACGGGCCGCTACCGCGCCCGTGTCACCGGGGTGGACGGCGCGCCCGTCCCGGCCGAGCTCCTGGCCGGGGCGCGTCTGTGCCTTGGGCGCGTCGGCGGCGTCGCCACGGTGAGCGTGGGCGGGAGCCTGCTCGCCACAGTGCTCAGGTCCGATGACGTCGTGGAGGTCGGCAGTGCGCTCGCGGCCGAGGTCGCCGCGGGCCGGGAGCCGGTCATCGAGGTCGAGGTCCGCACGACCCTGCGCAACGCCACCCTCGCCGCCGACGTCTACATGACGGGCCCGTGGGCGGTGGAGTACCCGAGCGCGCCCCACGGTCTGCTCGGGCCGGTGCGCCTGCTCGTCTGA
- a CDS encoding ROK family protein → MTTHEDTPGRAAGEEAAPMPHRRAPRPPSFVHVTQLSDLIAQARSYPQGVARADLVESLSMGRNAVDRRLRTAVEMGLLVPAGRGVSTGGRAPEMWRFNPDAATILTLSVSYRRTTAALMSIGGHVLERVTWDAGLLDEPAQVLADAVGHLTTLRSARPDLPPPWGVGVGLPTPVDFRDGSIVRPVAGTNGLTSWTGLPLRRTLAEALQLSVWVDDEVNLMALAAASRVGAPKDLLYIRFSLGLGMGIVSSGQVHRGAGAASGEIAHIQMAGASGPSCRCGRRGCLETVVSGGAMEQAASTPQALKTSSYLRAVMSKQNEIRDIDVFRGVAQGDRVCVRIATEAADRLAIVLAVVTTTYNPGEIVLGGDVTASGQLFAQVVGQALRRRVLPSTSERLRIRMGDPDDALIGACRLAADRLLSPHVMHTWLAHGSPVGVDELVTHKRQDA, encoded by the coding sequence GTGACGACGCACGAGGACACTCCCGGACGCGCCGCAGGCGAAGAGGCCGCACCCATGCCCCACCGCCGTGCCCCGCGCCCACCGTCCTTCGTCCACGTCACCCAGCTCTCCGACCTCATCGCCCAGGCCCGCTCCTACCCGCAGGGCGTGGCCCGAGCCGACCTCGTCGAGTCCCTGTCCATGGGGCGCAACGCCGTCGACCGGCGCCTGAGGACCGCCGTCGAGATGGGCCTGCTCGTACCGGCCGGGCGCGGCGTGTCCACCGGCGGGCGCGCCCCCGAGATGTGGCGATTCAACCCCGACGCCGCCACGATCCTCACCCTGTCCGTGTCCTACCGCCGGACGACGGCCGCGCTCATGAGCATCGGCGGCCATGTGCTCGAGCGCGTCACCTGGGACGCCGGGCTCCTCGACGAGCCCGCCCAGGTGCTCGCTGACGCCGTCGGACACCTGACCACCCTGCGCTCCGCCCGCCCGGACCTGCCCCCGCCGTGGGGCGTCGGTGTCGGCCTGCCCACACCCGTCGACTTCCGCGACGGCAGCATCGTGCGCCCCGTGGCCGGCACCAACGGCCTCACCAGCTGGACCGGTCTGCCACTGCGCCGCACACTCGCCGAAGCCCTCCAGTTGTCCGTGTGGGTCGACGACGAGGTCAACCTCATGGCCCTGGCCGCAGCCTCACGCGTAGGCGCACCCAAGGACCTGCTCTACATCCGCTTCTCCCTGGGACTGGGCATGGGCATCGTCTCCTCCGGGCAGGTGCACCGCGGGGCGGGCGCTGCCTCCGGCGAGATCGCCCACATCCAGATGGCCGGGGCGAGCGGGCCATCGTGCCGCTGCGGCCGACGGGGCTGCCTGGAGACTGTCGTCTCCGGCGGCGCGATGGAGCAGGCCGCCTCCACGCCGCAGGCGCTGAAAACCTCCTCCTACCTGCGTGCGGTCATGAGCAAGCAGAACGAGATCCGCGACATCGACGTCTTTCGCGGCGTCGCCCAGGGCGATCGGGTCTGCGTGCGCATCGCGACGGAGGCGGCCGACCGCCTTGCCATCGTTCTGGCGGTCGTGACGACGACGTACAACCCCGGCGAGATCGTGCTGGGCGGTGACGTTACGGCGTCGGGGCAGCTCTTCGCTCAGGTCGTCGGCCAGGCGCTGCGCCGACGGGTGCTGCCTTCAACGTCGGAACGCCTGCGCATCCGGATGGGCGACCCGGACGACGCCCTCATCGGCGCCTGTCGCCTGGCCGCCGACCGCCTCCTGTCCCCTCACGTCATGCACACCTGGCTCGCCCACGGCTCACCGGTCGGCGTCGACGAGCTCGTCACCCACAAGCGCCAGGACGCCTGA
- a CDS encoding MFS transporter, which yields MTTQSEAPATKGGQVPLREKISFAFAEFGSQFIWSTLGTFLLPFFTDVALIAPVAAGNILLVARVLDGIQDLGFGYIAERTTSRWGRFRPYVIFGAPVVSICMILTFTSPFDGQGAKIAWAGVTYVLICFAYTVANMSYGSLAGVMTTDSGERLTLNWIRSQGGNIASLLLQTVTPFLLVYFVATEAAKDKGFDSRSFLITMTIYGLVTLPMFLITGFGVRERITLTPEQQKVSFRETVKAVVSNSQLVIIFLFMLMMLIGLFGRIGVMLFYARDYLGNPLLMASLMPAFQMGTMAGQFFLPPLALKLGKRNMLIGSLFSSGAVLLAIFFIGDGQGLAVLTALHFAYGLAGFAAPIALSMVPDAVDYYEDKTGIRADGTSYAAVSLSTKFASAIGGALTLYIVGLFGYDGAAQQQTAEVMTGINIAANLMPAIMAFLAIIPVLFWKLSTKKMAEIAAELEVKRAAQADALAHGLSRDEAEAVAEHAVEEAES from the coding sequence ATGACCACCCAGTCAGAGGCTCCCGCCACGAAGGGCGGCCAGGTACCCCTCAGGGAGAAGATCTCCTTCGCCTTCGCCGAGTTCGGATCCCAGTTCATTTGGTCCACGCTGGGGACGTTCCTGCTCCCGTTCTTCACCGATGTGGCGCTCATCGCCCCGGTGGCAGCCGGGAACATCCTGCTCGTCGCCCGCGTCCTCGACGGCATCCAGGACCTCGGCTTCGGCTACATCGCCGAGCGCACCACGTCTCGTTGGGGCCGCTTCCGCCCCTATGTCATCTTCGGCGCCCCGGTCGTCTCGATCTGCATGATCCTGACCTTTACCAGCCCCTTCGACGGGCAGGGCGCGAAGATCGCTTGGGCGGGCGTCACCTACGTCCTCATCTGCTTCGCCTACACGGTGGCCAACATGTCCTATGGCTCGCTGGCCGGTGTCATGACCACCGACTCCGGTGAGCGCCTCACCCTCAACTGGATCCGCTCTCAGGGAGGCAATATCGCCTCGCTCCTCCTTCAGACGGTGACACCGTTCCTCCTCGTGTACTTCGTTGCGACGGAGGCGGCAAAGGACAAGGGCTTCGACAGCCGTTCGTTCCTCATCACGATGACCATCTACGGTCTGGTCACCTTACCGATGTTCCTCATCACCGGCTTCGGGGTCCGTGAGCGCATCACCCTCACGCCTGAGCAGCAGAAGGTCTCCTTCCGCGAGACCGTCAAGGCCGTGGTCTCGAACAGTCAGCTCGTCATCATTTTCCTGTTCATGCTGATGATGCTCATCGGCCTCTTCGGGCGGATCGGTGTCATGCTGTTCTACGCCCGCGATTACCTTGGGAACCCGCTTCTCATGGCGTCGCTGATGCCAGCTTTCCAGATGGGCACCATGGCGGGTCAGTTCTTCCTGCCACCGCTGGCTCTCAAGCTCGGTAAGCGCAACATGCTGATCGGCTCCCTGTTCAGCTCAGGCGCAGTCCTGCTGGCCATCTTCTTCATCGGCGACGGGCAGGGGTTGGCGGTACTGACGGCCCTCCACTTCGCCTACGGTCTCGCCGGATTCGCCGCCCCCATCGCCCTGTCCATGGTGCCTGACGCAGTGGACTACTACGAGGACAAGACCGGCATCCGCGCCGACGGCACCTCCTACGCGGCTGTCTCCCTGTCGACGAAGTTCGCCTCCGCCATCGGTGGTGCCCTCACTCTCTACATCGTCGGGTTGTTTGGGTACGACGGCGCCGCCCAGCAGCAGACGGCCGAGGTCATGACCGGCATCAACATCGCCGCCAACCTCATGCCCGCGATCATGGCGTTCCTGGCGATCATCCCGGTCCTGTTCTGGAAGTTGTCGACCAAGAAGATGGCGGAGATCGCTGCCGAGCTCGAGGTCAAGCGCGCCGCCCAGGCCGATGCCCTGGCCCACGGCCTGAGCCGTGACGAGGCCGAGGCCGTCGCCGAGCACGCCGTCGAGGAGGCCGAGTCCTGA
- a CDS encoding nucleotidyltransferase family protein, translating to MSATLPLDRVALAEVCERHGVVRLRLFGSATDNSFNPATSDLDFLVDFGPDARRGIAPVLALQKELERISRRRVDLVESRAIRNPYFASRALAEAVDVYAS from the coding sequence ATGTCGGCTACGCTCCCACTGGATCGCGTGGCGCTCGCCGAGGTGTGCGAACGCCACGGTGTGGTGCGGCTCCGGCTGTTCGGCTCCGCGACCGACAACTCCTTCAACCCGGCCACCAGTGACCTCGACTTCCTGGTCGACTTCGGCCCGGATGCGCGTCGTGGGATCGCGCCCGTGCTCGCCCTCCAGAAGGAGCTCGAGCGCATCTCGAGGCGGCGCGTCGATCTGGTGGAGTCACGAGCCATACGCAATCCCTACTTTGCGAGTCGCGCGCTCGCCGAGGCAGTCGACGTCTATGCATCCTGA
- a CDS encoding glycoside hydrolase family 3 N-terminal domain-containing protein, with translation MTANRTTPVAPADQLTDAQRARIEKILASLTWEEKLAQIQVTFKMTLDECLVAARSGIGALFWPGDAADTNAVQRAAVEESVHGIPLLIGLDVIHGQRTIFPIPLAMGASFTPASARSCAAVSAAEARSGGVSWTFSPMIDVARDPRWGRVAEGFGEDPLLTAAMGAAMVEGYQHERLSEPGTLVSTAKHYIGYGAAEGGRDYNTVDMSHQRLRSVYLPPFKDAVEAGVGSVMASFNTVNGRPVHANHRLLTDLLKDELGFTGAVVGDASGVENLVPHGVVTDLAEAATTSLLAGLDVEMGAHLYDPTARPESPALLVNPSPELVARVDDAVRRVLALKMALGLFDNPYVDADAEITAPTTDHLAADRAVAETCPVLLTNDGTLPIASTARRILLAGPAATHTDHLGAWVQHFAAPPAHGLDVALAQALARDAAARGQEPPALTVLGGQDPLGVTEEEVDAVATAAADADLVILALDEPSQLTGEATSRADLHLPGGQAALVHAAVATGTPVAVVLVAGRPLVAEEWIEEPGAVLMAWHLGTTAPEVIADILTGAVNPSGRLPIGFPRHSGQLPATYDAHENTGRPATRGGEMVKPAFDMGLDGPANLEEFFTSKYRDLELGPRFRFGHGLSYTSFEYRGAALSRSSVPVAELADGEGVDVTVTVTNTGDRDGDEVVLLFTRDVVASLAPAVRRLAGLTRVSLTAGQSTEVTLRLEHRHLALWDDDGAGWRVEPGDFEIRLGADPDATPLTLTVTA, from the coding sequence GTGACCGCCAACCGCACCACCCCCGTCGCCCCCGCAGACCAGCTCACCGACGCCCAGCGCGCACGCATCGAGAAGATCCTCGCCTCCCTCACCTGGGAGGAGAAGCTCGCCCAGATCCAGGTCACCTTCAAGATGACCCTCGACGAGTGCCTGGTAGCCGCCCGCAGCGGCATTGGAGCCCTCTTCTGGCCCGGCGATGCCGCCGACACCAACGCCGTCCAGCGCGCCGCCGTTGAGGAGTCCGTCCACGGCATCCCCCTGCTCATCGGTCTCGACGTCATCCACGGCCAGCGCACCATCTTCCCCATCCCCCTGGCGATGGGCGCCTCCTTCACCCCCGCCTCCGCCCGCTCCTGCGCCGCCGTCTCCGCCGCCGAGGCCCGCAGCGGCGGCGTGAGCTGGACCTTCTCCCCGATGATCGACGTTGCCCGCGACCCCCGCTGGGGCCGAGTCGCCGAGGGCTTCGGCGAGGACCCCCTGCTCACCGCTGCCATGGGCGCCGCCATGGTCGAGGGCTACCAGCACGAGCGCCTGAGCGAGCCCGGCACGCTCGTGTCCACTGCCAAGCACTACATCGGCTACGGCGCCGCCGAGGGCGGGCGTGACTACAACACCGTCGACATGTCCCACCAGCGCCTGCGCAGCGTGTACCTGCCGCCCTTCAAGGACGCCGTGGAGGCCGGCGTCGGCTCCGTCATGGCCTCCTTCAACACGGTCAACGGCCGCCCCGTCCACGCCAACCACCGCCTGCTCACCGACCTGCTCAAGGACGAGCTCGGCTTCACCGGCGCCGTCGTCGGGGACGCCAGCGGCGTCGAGAACCTCGTGCCCCACGGCGTCGTCACCGACCTGGCCGAGGCCGCCACTACCTCCCTGCTCGCCGGACTCGACGTCGAGATGGGCGCCCACCTCTACGACCCGACCGCCCGCCCCGAGTCCCCCGCCCTACTCGTGAATCCGAGCCCCGAGCTCGTCGCGCGCGTCGACGACGCCGTCCGCCGCGTCCTCGCCCTCAAGATGGCCCTCGGCCTCTTCGACAACCCCTACGTCGACGCCGACGCCGAGATCACCGCCCCCACCACCGACCACCTCGCCGCCGACCGCGCCGTCGCCGAGACCTGCCCCGTCCTGCTCACCAACGACGGCACCCTGCCGATCGCCTCCACCGCCCGCCGCATCCTCCTCGCCGGCCCCGCCGCCACCCACACCGACCACCTCGGCGCCTGGGTCCAGCACTTCGCCGCACCCCCGGCCCACGGCCTCGACGTCGCCCTCGCACAGGCCCTCGCCCGCGACGCCGCCGCCCGCGGACAGGAACCGCCCGCCCTCACCGTCCTCGGCGGTCAGGACCCGCTGGGCGTCACCGAGGAGGAGGTCGACGCCGTCGCCACCGCGGCCGCGGACGCCGACCTCGTCATCCTCGCCCTCGACGAGCCCAGCCAGCTCACCGGCGAGGCCACCTCTCGCGCCGACCTCCACCTGCCCGGCGGCCAGGCCGCCCTCGTGCACGCCGCCGTCGCCACCGGCACCCCCGTCGCCGTCGTCCTCGTGGCCGGACGCCCCCTGGTCGCCGAGGAGTGGATCGAGGAGCCGGGCGCCGTCCTCATGGCCTGGCACCTGGGCACCACCGCCCCCGAGGTCATCGCGGACATCCTCACCGGCGCCGTCAACCCCTCCGGCCGTCTGCCCATCGGCTTCCCCCGCCACTCCGGCCAGCTGCCGGCCACCTACGACGCGCACGAGAACACCGGCCGCCCCGCCACCCGTGGCGGCGAGATGGTCAAGCCCGCCTTCGACATGGGTCTCGACGGCCCGGCCAACCTCGAGGAGTTCTTCACCTCCAAGTACCGCGACCTTGAGCTCGGCCCCCGCTTCCGCTTCGGCCACGGCCTGAGCTACACCTCCTTCGAGTACCGGGGCGCCGCCCTGTCCCGCTCGAGCGTCCCCGTCGCCGAGCTGGCCGACGGCGAGGGCGTCGACGTCACCGTCACCGTCACCAACACCGGGGATCGCGACGGCGACGAGGTGGTCCTCCTCTTCACCCGCGACGTCGTCGCCAGCCTCGCCCCCGCCGTGCGCCGCCTGGCCGGCCTCACCCGCGTGAGCCTCACCGCCGGGCAGTCCACCGAGGTCACCCTGCGCCTGGAGCACCGCCATCTGGCCCTGTGGGACGACGACGGCGCCGGCTGGCGCGTCGAGCCCGGCGACTTCGAGATCCGCCTGGGCGCCGACCCTGACGCCACCCCGCTTACCCTCACCGTCACCGCCTGA